One window of the Vicinamibacteria bacterium genome contains the following:
- the corA gene encoding magnesium/cobalt transporter CorA: protein MIVDCALYEAGRRLTSQLTPEEAAARHEHEGDFVWIGLHEPTPEEFETVRQGFGLHELAVEDAIHAHQRPKLERYGDSLFVVLKTARYVDEEECVEFGEILIFLGERFILVVRHGLASGLKELRSKLEENHEFLANGPSAVLHGIVDKVVDDYVPVTAGIEDDIEEVEQQVFSVEGTNPVERIYYLKREVLELRRATAPFLTPLSHLATQPMPLVKAEVQQYFRDVYDHMLRISEQIDAFRDLLTGVLEANMTQMSIRQNEDMRKISAWVAIAVVPTMIAGVYGMNFEHMPELRSPFGYPAVLALMAAACSALYLFFRRRGWL, encoded by the coding sequence GTGATCGTAGACTGTGCTCTCTACGAGGCCGGCCGCCGCCTTACGTCGCAGCTTACCCCCGAAGAAGCTGCCGCTCGCCACGAGCACGAAGGCGATTTCGTCTGGATCGGTCTCCACGAGCCGACTCCGGAGGAGTTCGAAACCGTGCGGCAGGGTTTCGGTCTTCACGAGCTGGCGGTCGAGGACGCCATCCATGCACACCAGCGGCCCAAGCTCGAACGCTACGGGGACTCTCTTTTCGTCGTGCTCAAGACCGCTCGTTACGTCGACGAGGAAGAATGTGTCGAGTTCGGCGAGATCCTCATCTTTCTGGGGGAGAGGTTCATCCTGGTCGTGCGGCACGGTCTCGCGAGCGGGCTCAAGGAGCTCCGGAGCAAGCTCGAAGAGAACCACGAGTTCCTTGCGAATGGTCCCAGCGCCGTTCTGCACGGAATCGTGGACAAGGTCGTGGACGACTATGTACCCGTCACCGCGGGCATCGAGGACGATATCGAGGAGGTCGAGCAGCAGGTCTTCTCCGTCGAGGGCACTAACCCGGTCGAGCGTATCTATTACCTAAAACGCGAGGTGCTCGAGCTTCGGCGCGCCACCGCACCGTTCCTCACCCCCCTGAGCCATCTGGCGACCCAGCCCATGCCGCTCGTCAAGGCCGAGGTACAGCAATACTTTCGAGACGTGTACGATCACATGCTCCGAATCAGCGAGCAGATCGACGCATTCCGGGACCTCCTCACCGGTGTTCTCGAAGCCAACATGACCCAGATGAGCATTCGGCAGAACGAAGACATGCGCAAGATCTCGGCCTGGGTCGCGATCGCCGTGGTCCCGACGATGATCGCCGGCGTCTACGGCATGAACTTTGAGCACATGCCCGAGCTTCGATCGCCGTTTGGCTATCCGGCAGTTCTGGCCTTGATGGCTGCGGCATGCAGCGCGCTCTACCTATTCTTCCGGCGGCGCGGCTGGTTGTGA